One Punica granatum isolate Tunisia-2019 chromosome 3, ASM765513v2, whole genome shotgun sequence genomic window carries:
- the LOC116198885 gene encoding phospholipase D alpha 1 encodes MAQILLHGTLHATIYEVDKLHHGGGPKFFRKLMENVEETIGFGKGVTKLYATIDLGKARVGRTRIIEKEYSNPQWYESFHIYCAHMASDVIFTVKDDNPIGASLIGRAYVPVEELLGGEEVDRWVEILNEDKQPIDGGSKIHVKLQYFDVTKDRNWARGIRSAKFPGVPYTFFSQRQGCKVSLYQDAHIPDNFVPKIPLAGGKYYEPHRCWEDIFDAITNAKNLIYITGWSVYTEISLVRDSRRPKPGGDITLGELLKKKASEGVRVLMLVWDDRTSVGLLKKDGLMATHDEETEQYFQGSDVHCVLCPRNPDDGGSIVQDLQISTMFTHHQKIVVVDMDMPNGSSAKRRIVSFVGGLDLCDGRYDSPFHSLFRTLDTAHHDDFHQPNFTGASITKGGPREPWHDIHSRLEGPIAWDVLYNFEQRWRKQGGKDLLLQLRELDNVIIPPSPVMYPDDPERWHVQLFRSIDGGAAFGFPETPEDAARVGLISGKDNIIDRSIQDAYINAIRRAKNFIYIENQYFLGSSFAWAPDGIKPEDINALHLIPKELSLKICSKIEAGERFTVYVVVPMWPEGIPESGSVQAILDWQRRTMDMMYTDIVQALRAKGIEDDPRNYLTFFCLGNREVKRSGEYEPSEKPEPDSDYIRAQEARRFMIYVHTKMMIVDDEYIIIGSANINQRSMDGARDSEIAMGAYQPHHLATREPARGQIHGFRMSLWYEHLGMLDDSFLQPESEICIRRVNQIADKYWDLYSSENLEHDLPGHLLRYPIGVSGEGVVCELPGFEHFPDTKARILGNKSDYMPPILTT; translated from the exons CTTATGGAAAATGTTGAAGAAACCATTGGCTTTGGCAAAGGTGTTACCAAACTCTATGCAACTATTGATCTGGGAAAGGCTAGAGTTGGACGAACAAGAATAATTGAAAAGGAATATTCCAACCCCCAGTGGTACGAGTCTTTTCACATTTACTGTGCCCATATGGCTTCTGATGTGATCTTCACTGTGAAGGATGATAATCCTATTGGTGCATCTCTTATTGGAAGAGCATATGTACCAGTTGAAGAGCTGTTAGGTGGAGAAGAGGTGGACCGATGGGTTGAAATCTTGAATGAAGATAAACAACCCATCGATGGAGGTTCGAAGATCCATGTGAAGTTGCAATACTTTGATGTTACTAAGGACCGCAACTGGGCAAGGGGTATTAGGAGTGCCAAGTTTCCAGGAGTTCCATACACATTCTTCTCGCAGAGGCAGGGATGTAAGGTTTCATTATACCAAGATGCCCATATCCCTGACAATTTCGTCCCAAAGATCCCTCTTGCGGGAGGCAAGTACTATGAGCCCCACAGATGCTGGGAAGATATTTTTGATGCGATTACCAATGCAAAAAACTTAATCTACATTACTGGCTGGTCTGTCTATACTGAGATCTCCCTTGTTAGGGACTCAAGAAGGCCAAAGCCGGGGGGAGACATCACCCTTGGTGAGCTGCTGAAAAAGAAGGCAAGTGAAGGTGTTAGGGTTCTGATGCTTGTTTGGGATGACAGAACCTCTGTTGGGCTTCTGAAAAAGGATGGGTTGATGGCCACCCATGATGAGGAAACTGAGCAGTATTTCCAGGGTAGTGATGTGCACTGTGTCCTCTGCCCCCGTAATCCTGATGATGGTGGAAGCATTGTTCAAGATTTGCAGATTTCCACCATGTTCACTCACCACCAGAAGATTGTAGTGGTGGACATGGATATGCCTAATGGATCATCGGCTAAGAGGAGGATAGTCAGCTTTGTCGGGGGTCTTGATCTTTGTGATGGGAGATATGATTCCCCCTTCCATTCACTTTTTAGGACATTGGACACAGCTCACCATGACGACTTTCACCAACCAAACTTTACTGGTGCTTCTATAACCAAAGGTGGTCCCCGTGAGCCCTGGCATGATATCCACTCAAGGCTCGAAGGCCCCATCGCATGGGATGTATTGTATAATTTTGAGCAGAGATGGAGGAAGCAAGGTGGGAAGGATTTGCTTCTTCAGCTGAGGGAGCTTGATAATGTAATCATCCCACCATCTCCTGTTATGTACCCAGATGACCCTGAAAGGTGGCATGTCCAGTTATTCAGATCGATTGATGGTGGAGCTGCTTTTGGCTTCCCTGAGACTCCCGAAGATGCTGCTCGAGTTGGTCTTATTAGTGGGAAAGATAATATCATTGACAGAAGCATTCAAGACGCATACATCAATGCTATTCGACGGGCAAAGAATTTTATCTATATTGAGAACCAATACTTCCTTGGGAGCTCTTTTGCCTGGGCTCCTGATGGCATTAAACCTGAGGACATTAATGCTCTGCATCTCATTCCTAAGGAACTTTCCCTTAAGATTTGCAGTAAGATTGAAGCTGGGGAGAGGTTCACTGTCTATGTTGTGGTTCCAATGTGGCCAGAGGGCATACCAGAGAGTGGATCAGTGCAGGCAATTTTAGATTGGCAGCGGAGGACAATGGACATGATGTATACAGATATTGTTCAGGCTCTCAGGGCCAAGGGCATTGAGGATGACCCGAGGAACTACTTGACATTCTTCTGTCTCGGAAATCGGGAGGTGAAGAGGAGTGGAGAGTATGAACCCTCTGAAAAGCCGGAACCAGACTCGGACTACATCAGAGCCCAGGAGGCCCGCCGCTTCATGATATATGTCCACACCAAGATGATGATTG TTGATGATGAGTACATAATAATTGGGTCCGCCAACATCAACCAGAGGTCAATGGACGGAGCAAGGGACTCCGAAATCGCCATGGGAGCCTACCAACCTCACCACCTGGCCACAAGGGAGCCAGCTCGTGGCCAGATCCATGGGTTCCGCATGTCCCTTTGGTATGAGCACCTCGGGATGCTCGATGACTCTTTCCTCCAGCCAGAGAGTGAGATATGCATCAGGCGGGTCAATCAGATTGCAGACAAGTACTGGGACCTCTACTCTAGTGAGAACCTAGAGCACGACCTCCCTGGTCACCTCCTCCGGTACCCAATAGGAGTGTCGGGCGAAGGAGTGGTCTGCGAACTGCCAGGATTCGAACACTTCCCGGACACCAAGGCCCGGATTCTCGGCAACAAATCTGACTACATGCCACCCATCCTCACCACTTAA